A window of Cyclopterus lumpus isolate fCycLum1 chromosome 10, fCycLum1.pri, whole genome shotgun sequence genomic DNA:
TCATTGAAATTACCATCACACCCATCTCCACccacaataaataattaaagaaaagtCAGCAATTTCATGCACTGGAGTACAGCTATCTCATTCTGTTTTTTGCACTCTAGCTGGTGCTGAAATATGTCCTTTAAACACTaccacaaataaaatgaatttgaaaaaatttaaaaaaaactaacattttaACGGCATTATTGTTGTTGATATAACCTTGTGCTTAACATAATGAAGCAAGTACTCGGTTTTGTCTATTACATATTAAAAGATAGCTTAATTTATCTTCAGAGCAGCTCGCCATGCATCACGTTAGCACGGTGCTCCGGATATGTAAATTATGAATATGTGCCAGACATCCTATGTTAGCATTGCTATAGCATAATCGCTCTTGTGCAGAGATATGGGAATGCAGCACATCTTTGCTCACCCATGCACACGTTTGTGCTGTCTGGAGCTACATGGTACAAACTATATTGAGCTTTGTGGGTTTTACAGTACATGTCTAGTCCGACATGCATTCATACAGGCGCATCTAGAGCAGTAGCAAGGCGAGGCGGAGATTTACAGCTGTGTTTAATTTCAACAGCAAGCTGCCGCAACACGTTCAAGATATCAATATTCTGATGGTGACGAGCCAGTGGgagggaagtggaggaagacTGAGGTGCACAGGCAGTGCGTATGAGGCAGAGAGCAAATGACTGagcaagagagtgtgtgtgtgttagagagagagagagagagagagagagagagagagagagagagagagaaagagagaagagagagagaaagaggagagcgagcgagagagagagagagaaacagtagTGATGATCGACGCCAGGCTGCCACCACTCTGTAGCAGTGAGTGGCTGCAACAAAAAGCACAGAATAACATCCCTGACTCCCTGCtctgcttttttctctccctgcgTCTCAGCTAGCAGACGAGGGCTCCGCTCACAGCTCTGCAGAGGCTATGCCGAGACTGAGCCGGCGTCGGAAGCAGGATCTCTGGCTGCCATCAACAAGTTAGGGTTTGGAGACCACGGCCATGAAAGGGAACGCGTGATCTTCATTTAACCATCTGAGCTGACATCATTGCGGTGGAAGGGAAACaaaagggtaaaaaaaagaaaagaaaaaaaaaaagggagaggtggggggggttcTGTTCACCGGAGTCGCTCTGGGTGCAACTGaccaacttaaaaaaaaaaaatctaaatatttatttcacGGATTCGGAGGATGAAGGAAAAGATTCAACCCTTTTTTTGAACTTggattttaaaaaggacaaaatcACAGGAATAAACGTCATCTCGGGACATGgaatttcatattttgtttcaATTGGGTGGGCTCAGAATTGCTTTATTTCCAAAGAGGCTGATTCCTTTTGTGCTTACTCAAAAGGGTTTTTTCCCTTTGGATTTTTCTTCCATCTGGTTGCTCCAAGAGTCTGCGGAAAAGGACAGTTGAATGCAGCCTCCGATGTGCACAAAAGAATGGGTAAGTTAGTCCCTTTATATGGTAGGTCTGGACATGAATAAAGAATACAAGTAAGAGACAGGCTAAGGACTAAAAGCTCTTCAGCCGAGTCTATTTACTGCAATTGCCCCTCATTTTTCCTTCTACACCGACACACTAGTTGGGAAaaggtgtatatgtgtgtgtgtgtgtgtatatatatatatatatatatatatatatatatatatatatatatataaataccatttGTATTGTATGGTAGACCTAAGTGATGACTCCAGAAGATGACTCCAGAAAAAACTAAGAATTCAAAAGGAAATCTGCATATTTGAGCAGCTaaacgggaggggggggggggagacaaatcAGCAGAAAGATATGTACTGAAGACAAATGACAGCACTAATTGTGAAGTAAAtaggggatatatatatatatatatatatatatatatataaatagcaaGGATGCCGAAATAAAGTCCAGCTCATGTGTGTAATTGATTATTAAATGCCAAATTATATAACATCTCCATTCAAGCTAAGCTCAAAGAAATCCAGTTTATGTACATTATAAAATGTCTAAACTGCAGTGTGTATGGGTAAGAATGAGAGCTCACTGGAAAAGCACAATCGTCACCATGAATTAGTAATAACTGCTCTGCAGAGATAAGCTTTCCCGCCCCACAGTTCATTTTGTTATCTTTGAACCCACCCAGGTTTCCATTCAAGGTGGCCATTGGTGGGACCTGCACCAGCGGCTCTGTGTCTGATCAGCATGCTCCTAGtgtgcctgctgcctcctgcaTCGTGCACAACCTGCCCTCAAAAATGCCGCTGTGAGGACCTGCAGTTCTACTGCGACACCCAGGGGCTTCAGGCGCCCCCAGATGGTGTGGACAAGGGGGCCCTGGGGTTGTCACTACGCCACAATAGCATCACTGAGCTCAGCCCTGATCAGTTCTATGGCTTCAGCCAGCTCACCTGGCTACATCTAGACCACAACCAGATTACAACAGTACAAGAGGATGCCTTTCAAGGGCTCTACAAGCTGAAGGACCTCAATCTGAGCTCCAATCGTATCACCAAGTTGCCCAACACAACCTTCATCCACCTCATCAACCTCCAGATACTAGACctgtccttcaatcagatgaCTGCATTGGAACCAGAACTGTTTCATGGACTGAGAAAGCTCCAGATACTCCACCTGCGCTCCAATTTACTTCGCACCACACCTGTTCGTGCATTCTGGGACTGCCGCAGCCTGGAATATTTGGGTCTAAGCAGCAACCGTCTACGCAGCCTGGCCCGCAATGGATTTGCTGGGCTCATTAAGCTTAAAGAGCTCCACTTGGAGCACAATCAGCTGACCAAGATCAACTTGGCCCATTTCCCTCGTCTTGTCGCTCTCCAGTTTCTCTATCTGCAGTGGAATAAAATCAGCAACTTAACATGCGGCATGGAGTGGACCTGGACCACTTTAGAGAAGCTAGACCTCACAGGGAATGAAATTCGTGTCCTGACATCTGATGTGTTTCAAACGCTGCCAAATTTAAAGATTTTGCTGCTGGATAACAACAAACTAAGCAGTCTGGACTCCCAAGTCATGGATATGTGGCAGTCACTGGGTACCATTGGGCTGTCCAGCAACTATTGGGAATGTACCAAAAGGATTTGCTCTCTGGCCACTTGGCTAAGCACCTTTAAGGGAAGGTGGGAACATTCCATCCTCTGCCACAGTCCTGAATATGCCCAAGGTGAGGAGATACTTGATGCCGTTTATGGATTCCAGCTTTGCCAGAATTTTTCAGCGCCGGTTGTTCAGACCATTAGCACAACCACAGACGCTACTATTGCTGCAGAGATCACAAGCTCCTTGTTTGGAATTATGCAGCCAACCCCCACGCAGGACTATGCAGAGGATTTTGGGAGCTTTACCACAGTCACTACCACGACAACCACAACACAACGCACTGCTCAAGCAACTACTGCTACATTGGAAGAGGCAGCTGTAACAGAGGACTCCTCTGCAATGGACAACACTGTAATGACTCATAGGGTTATCATCGGAACTATGGCCCTTCTATTTTCATTCTTCTTCATCATTTTCGTTGTGTATATCTCACGGAAGTGCTGCCCTCCCACCCTGCGCCGGATACGCCACTGTTCGGCTATTCAGAACCGCAGACAGATGAGGACCCAGCAGCGGCAGCCTATGGCAGATCTAGCTACACAAGTACCCTATAATGAGTACGAGCCCAGCCATGAAGAAGGGGCACTCGTGATCATAAATGGCTATGGGCAGTGCAAG
This region includes:
- the lrrtm2 gene encoding leucine-rich repeat transmembrane neuronal protein 2; this encodes MGFHSRWPLVGPAPAALCLISMLLVCLLPPASCTTCPQKCRCEDLQFYCDTQGLQAPPDGVDKGALGLSLRHNSITELSPDQFYGFSQLTWLHLDHNQITTVQEDAFQGLYKLKDLNLSSNRITKLPNTTFIHLINLQILDLSFNQMTALEPELFHGLRKLQILHLRSNLLRTTPVRAFWDCRSLEYLGLSSNRLRSLARNGFAGLIKLKELHLEHNQLTKINLAHFPRLVALQFLYLQWNKISNLTCGMEWTWTTLEKLDLTGNEIRVLTSDVFQTLPNLKILLLDNNKLSSLDSQVMDMWQSLGTIGLSSNYWECTKRICSLATWLSTFKGRWEHSILCHSPEYAQGEEILDAVYGFQLCQNFSAPVVQTISTTTDATIAAEITSSLFGIMQPTPTQDYAEDFGSFTTVTTTTTTTQRTAQATTATLEEAAVTEDSSAMDNTVMTHRVIIGTMALLFSFFFIIFVVYISRKCCPPTLRRIRHCSAIQNRRQMRTQQRQPMADLATQVPYNEYEPSHEEGALVIINGYGQCKCQQLPYKECEV